In the Populus trichocarpa isolate Nisqually-1 chromosome 1, P.trichocarpa_v4.1, whole genome shotgun sequence genome, one interval contains:
- the LOC7456218 gene encoding protein NONRESPONDING TO OXYLIPINS 2, mitochondrial isoform X3, translated as MAFSSSCRRFISKSSLSSIKSAIRSSNVPKSPSMPTRSATALPSSKPPTSPQFSFSRAPCELGCVQSLLPLHSAVAASRMTSCLSTTSRSCRALSQGT; from the exons ATGGCTTTCTCCTCATCTTGCAGGAGATTTATCTCCAAATCATCTCTATCGTCCATCAAATCAGCCATCAGGTCATCCAACGTTCCTAAATCTCCCTCCATGCCCACCAGATCTGCTACTGCTCTCCCATCATCCAAACCACCAACCTCCCCTCAATTCTCCTTTTCCAG GGCTCCATGTGAGTTGGGATGCGTTCAGTCGCTGCTGCCACTACACAGCGCGGTGGCGGCGTCGAGGATGACATCATGCTTAAGCACTACATCCAGGAGTTGCCGTGCGCTCTCTCAGG GCAcataa
- the LOC7456218 gene encoding protein NONRESPONDING TO OXYLIPINS 2, mitochondrial isoform X2 — MAFSSSCRRFISKSSLSSIKSAIRSSNVPKSPSMPTRSATALPSSKPPTSPQFSFSRAPCELGCVQSLLPLHSAVAASRMTSCLSTTSRSCRALSQDGVDGT, encoded by the exons ATGGCTTTCTCCTCATCTTGCAGGAGATTTATCTCCAAATCATCTCTATCGTCCATCAAATCAGCCATCAGGTCATCCAACGTTCCTAAATCTCCCTCCATGCCCACCAGATCTGCTACTGCTCTCCCATCATCCAAACCACCAACCTCCCCTCAATTCTCCTTTTCCAG GGCTCCATGTGAGTTGGGATGCGTTCAGTCGCTGCTGCCACTACACAGCGCGGTGGCGGCGTCGAGGATGACATCATGCTTAAGCACTACATCCAGGAGTTGCCGTGCGCTCTCTCAGG ATGGAGTTGATGGTACGTGA
- the LOC7456218 gene encoding protein NONRESPONDING TO OXYLIPINS 2, mitochondrial isoform X1, giving the protein MAFSSSCRRFISKSSLSSIKSAIRSSNVPKSPSMPTRSATALPSSKPPTSPQFSFSRAPCELGCVQSLLPLHSAVAASRMTSCLSTTSRSCRALSQELGLSVPR; this is encoded by the exons ATGGCTTTCTCCTCATCTTGCAGGAGATTTATCTCCAAATCATCTCTATCGTCCATCAAATCAGCCATCAGGTCATCCAACGTTCCTAAATCTCCCTCCATGCCCACCAGATCTGCTACTGCTCTCCCATCATCCAAACCACCAACCTCCCCTCAATTCTCCTTTTCCAG GGCTCCATGTGAGTTGGGATGCGTTCAGTCGCTGCTGCCACTACACAGCGCGGTGGCGGCGTCGAGGATGACATCATGCTTAAGCACTACATCCAGGAGTTGCCGTGCGCTCTCTCAGG AGCTCGGTCTGTCGGTTCCAAGGTGA